In Phyllopteryx taeniolatus isolate TA_2022b chromosome 8, UOR_Ptae_1.2, whole genome shotgun sequence, one genomic interval encodes:
- the slitrk3a gene encoding SLIT and NTRK-like protein 3, giving the protein MLWVTLLSSIALGWTTPIPLLEESEEIDEPCFEPCYCEVKEGIFHVHCDSKGFTNVSQIAQIWSRPFKLNLQRNSMRKLYFNSFLHLNNAISINLGNNALQDIHAGAFNGLGILKRLFLHENKLEIFRNDTFLGLQSLEYLQADYNVIKKIESGAFRHLHKLRVLILNDNLIPALPNYLFRSVSLTHLDLRGNRLKTLPYKGTLEYVGRSLMEIQLEENPWNCVCEIVQLKTWLERIPYTALVGEITCEYPFHLHGKDLREIKRSELCPLLSDSEIEAKLGIPRIPFNNENTWPTKPSSMLSSFHNTASSAIKPTKRPRPTRNPPTPRSIYPGVNQPPIAGYQTRPPIPIICPAGCICNLHINDLGLTVNCKEKSFHNISDLLPRPLNAKKLYLSGNLIQKIYRSDFWNFSSLDLLHLGNNRIAYVQEGAFINLPNLKSLYLNGNDIERLTPGMFRGLQMLSYLYFEYNVIREIQPNSFSLMPNLQLVFLNDNLLRSLPDDVFAGTNLARLNLRNNYFLALPVRGVLEHLSSIVQIDLHRNPWECSCDIIPLKQWLEKLSSVIVVGDVICKTPEFAFGKDLRSLEVEVLCPKLKYSSGPLPAQPGRDDLPTGSTGMGEADGRDAVPLSVLILSLLILFISAVFVAAGLFAFVLRRRKKLPFRKRSEVDLTGIQMQCRIFEDAPRQSSAGNTSTLEKPTSSLHTHTHPSHTHSHGHVYDYIPHPVTQMCNNPIYKPREGEIAATSDEDRGQFSVKKDNGKSSSSNYRTLLEKEREWSLAVSNSQLNTIVAVNHTTADFAGLHENGGLCPTVIDSQRPTPTVGFVDCLYGTAPKLKDMHVAHAHPPGMQYPDLQQDARLKETLLFTAGKGGYPDPSQSDYLELRAKLQTKPDYLEVLEKSYRF; this is encoded by the coding sequence ATGCTGTGGGTTACCTTGCTGAGCTCCATAGCCTTAGGATGGACCACCCCGATCCCATTACTAGAGGAATCGGAGGAGATCGATGAGCCGTGCTTCGAGCCCTGCTACTGCGAGGTCAAAGAGGGCATCTTCCACGTGCACTGTGACAGCAAAGGATTTACAAATGTGAGCCAGATTGCGCAGATATGGAGCCGGCCCTTCAAACTCAACCTGCAGAGAAACTCCATGAGGAAGCTCTACTTTAACAGCTTTCTCCATCTCAACAATGCCATATCTATCAATCTTGGTAATAACGCCTTGCAAGACATCCACGCTGGAGCATTCAACGGGTTAGGAATACTCAAACGGCTTTTCCTACATGAGAACAAACTAGAGATTTTCCGCAATGACACATTCCTCGGACTACAGAGTTTAGAGTATCTCCAGGCAGACTACAATGTTATCAAAAAGATAGAAAGTGGTGCATTCAGGCACCTACATAAATTGAGAGTGCTTATATTAAATGACAATCTGATTCCTGCACTCCCCAATTATCTCTTCCGGTCTGTTTCACTCACACATTTGGACCTTAGGGGGAACAGACTAAAGACGTTGCCCTATAAGGGGACGTTGGAGTACGTTGGGCGGAGCTTGATGGAAATTCAACTGGAAGAGAACCCTTggaactgtgtgtgtgagattgttCAACTAAAGACTTGGCTGGAGAGGATTCCTTATACTGCTCTGGTGGGCGAAATCACATGTGAATACCCATTCCATTTACATGGGAAAGACTTAAGGGAAATCAAGCGCAGTGAGCTTTGTCCTTTGCTCTCCGATTCCGAGATCGAGGCCAAACTGGGAATTCCCCGCATCCCGTTCAACAACGAGAACACGTGGCCTACCAAACCTTCCTCCATGCTCTCTTCTTTTCACAACACAGCGTCTTCTGCAATAAAGCCCACCAAACGACCTCGGCCCACAAGGAACCCCCCAACACCTCGTAGCATCTACCCAGGTGTCAACCAGCCCCCAATTGCCGGCTACCAGACAAGACCTCCAATCCCGATAATTTGTCCCGCAGGATGTATTTGTAACCTTCACATCAATGACTTGGGCCTAACAGTGAACTGTAAAGAGAAAAGCTTTCACAACATCTCTGACCTTTTGCCAAGGCCTCTCAATGCCAAGAAATTATATCTCAGTGGGAACTTAATTCAGAAAATCTACCGTTCTGATTTCTGGAACTTCTCAAGTTTGGATTTACTGCATTTAGGCAATAACCGGATAGCTTATGTGCAAGAGGGCGCTTTCATCAACCTGCCAAACTTAAAAAGTTTATATCTGAATGGCAATGACATTGAACGGCTCACCCCTGGGATGTTTCGAGGACTTCAGATGTTGAGTTATCTCTACTTCGAGTACAATGTTATACGTGAGATACAGCCCAACTCCTTCTCCCTAATGCCCAATCTGCAGCTGGTTTTTCTCAATGACAATTTGCTCCGCTCCCTCCCTGATGACGTCTTCGCTGGCACCAACCTCGCTCGCCTCAACCTCCGCAACAATTACTTCCTTGCCCTGCCTGTGCGTGGAGTCCTGGAGCATCTGTCCTCAATTGTCCAGATTGATCTTCATCGGAACCCCTGGGAGTGCTCCTGCGATATCATCCCCCTCAAACAATGGTTGGAAAAGCTCTCCTCTGTCATTGTGGTCGGAGATGTTATCTGCAAGACGCCAGAATTTGCCTTTGGTAAGGATTTGCGTTCACTAGAGGTTGAAGTCCTTTGTCCCAAACTTAAGTATTCCTCAGGCCCTTTGCCGGCTCAGCCTGGTAGGGATGACCTCCCCACAGGAAGTACTGGTATGGGGGAGGCAGATGGACGAGACGCAGTGCCACTGTCTGTCCTCATCCTCAGCCTCCTTATCCTCTTCATCTCTGCTGTGTTTGTAGCAGCCGGGCTCTTCGCCTTTGTTCTTCGTCGGAGGAAGAAACTGCCCTTCAGGAAGCGGTCAGAGGTGGATCTGACAGGGATCCAGATGCAGTGCCGGATTTTTGAGGACGCACCGAGGCAGAGTAGCGCCGGCAATACAAGCACACTGGAGAAGCCGACCTCcagcttgcacacacacacgcatcccAGTCACACACATTCCCATGGCCATGTTTATGATTACATCCCCCACCCTGTGACTCAGATGTGTAACAACCCCATCTATAAGCCCCGGGAGGGGGAGATAGCAGCAACATCAGATGAAGACAGAGGGCAGTTTTCAGTCAAGAAAGACAATGGCAAGAGCAGTAGCAGCAACTATAGAACCTTGttagagaaagaaagagagtggAGCCTGGCTGTCTCCAACTCTCAACTCAACACCATCGTCGCTGTCAACCATACCACAGCCGACTTTGCAGGGCTTCATGAGAACGGTGGGCTCTGCCCTACAGTCATTGACAGTCAGAGGCCCACACCTACCGTGGGTTTTGTAGATTGCCTTTATGGGACTGCCCCAAAACTAAAGGACATGCACGTGGCACATGCACACCCACCTGGCATGCAATACCCAGATTTGCAACAGGATGCTCGGCTGAAGGAGACTTTGCTTTTCACGGCAGGAAAAGGCGGCTACCCCGACCCGTCCCAAAGCGATTACCTGGAGTTAAGGGCCAAACTTCAAACCAAGCCGGATTACCTCGAAGTGTTGGAAAAATCGTATCGGTTTTAA